One genomic segment of Mangifera indica cultivar Alphonso chromosome 6, CATAS_Mindica_2.1, whole genome shotgun sequence includes these proteins:
- the LOC123218057 gene encoding protein MAIN-LIKE 2: protein MDLVESLSSYPGPMDPTVLYDQEQHVSSAVWEGQDRGTLRCHEHTSKIDGWKLTKKQIELVTKAGFGHFRLIGQISLNNPLISALVERWRRETNTFHLPHGEITITLDEVARIIGLRVDGEAVVRDNSLSGSHMEICGDLLGKFPNSDAKEIKGGMVKLSWLKDNFSDCPKDASAEEVEQRTRAFLLYLVGSTIFATTSGNLVPLLYLPLFKDFEKAGKYAWGAAALAFLYRQLGKASMKSQGTISGSLTLLQCWSYFHLNIGRPELKQDLSHQFPLALRWKGKLNNQAKSDVVMYRQKLDALEPTDINWTPYTNLDGSIPDEIRGDLMLGKSRTTIICMDKAEWHLPERCLRQFELCQSIPPDVQRRESKSNELDTEIESSKKLDLELQEWSNRHQNIVGGLDGGEDVDETKYTQWYSKITRKKLHRQAFVPSQFQESVAEMIKIQEIAYAASTENLSLKNKVALEKIKAVVDRFLANRVGGLKVLEKRKRSSEDDPIDEDVYHS, encoded by the exons ATGGATCTCGTGGAATCATTGTCGAGTTATCCGGGTCCAATGGATCCGACAGTCCTGTACGACCAAGAGCAACACGTTTCATCGGCTGTTTGGGAGGGCCAAGACCGTGGCACGCTGCGTTGTCATGAACACACATCGAAAATCGACGGCTGGAAGCTCACGAAGAAGCAAATCGAGTTGGTGACCAAAGCAGGATTCGGACATTTCAGATTGATCGGACAAATTAGTTTGAACAATCCGCTGATTTCTGCTCTGGTTGAACGGTGGAGAAGAGAAACCAACACCTTTCATTTACCGCACGGTGAGATTACTATCACTCTCGATGAGGTGGCGCGAATTATCGGACTACGTGTTGACGGAGAAGCCGTCGTGAGAGATAACAGTTTGTCAG GTTCTCATATGGAAATTTGTGGAGATCTATTGGGGAAATTTCCGAATTCGGATGCTAAGGAGATAAAGGGTGGAATGGTGAAACTGAGTTGGTTGAAGGATAATTTTTCTGATTGTCCAAAAGATGCTAGTGCTGAAGAAGTTGAGCAACGGACGCGTGCATTTCTGTTGTATTTGGTGGGAAGCACAATATTTGCTACAACATCAGGGAATCTCGTCCCACTTCTGTATCTTCCGTTGTTCAAGGACTTTGAGAAAGCTGGAAAGTATGCATGGGGTGCAGCAGCTCTAGCATTCCTGTATAGACAGCTTGGTAAAGCTTCCATGAAATCTCAAGGTACCATCAGTGGCTCTTTGACACTACTACAG TGTTGGAGTTACTTTCACCTGAACATTGGCCGACCAGAGCTTAAGCAAGACTTGTCCCATCAATTTCCACTTGCTCTTCGGTGGAAGGGAAAACTAAATAATCAAGCTAAATCTGATGTAGTTATGTACAGACAGAAGTTGGATGCGCTGGAGCCAACTGAT ATTAACTGGACTCCTTACACAAATTTGGATGGAAGCATACCAGATGAGATTAGAGGAGATCTTATGCTGGGAAAATCTAGAACAACCATTATTTGTATGGATAAAGCTGAATGGCATTTGCCTGAACGTTGTTTGAGGCAGTTTGAGTTGTGTCAATCAATTCCACCGGATGTGCAACGACGTGAGAGTAAGAGTAATGAACTTGATACAGAGATAGAATCGtctaaaaaattggatttggagttgCAAGAGTGGTCAAATCGTCACCAAAATATTGTGGGTGGTTTGGACGGTGGGGAAGATGTAGATGAAACCAAATACACTCAGTGGTATTCAAAGATTACCAGGAAAAAGCTTCATAGGCAAGCATTTGTTCCATCTCAGTTTCAAGAGTCG GTCGccgaaatgataaaaatacaagAAATTGCATATGCAGCATCAACAgagaacttgagtttgaaaaacaaGGTAGCATTGGAGAAGATTAAAGCAGTAGTGGATAGATTTCTGGCAAATCGAGTTGGAGGTTTGAAGGTGCTTGAGAAGCGGAAGCGATCTAGTGAAGATGATCCGATCGATGAGGATGTCTACCATTCTTGA